Proteins found in one Canis aureus isolate CA01 chromosome 19, VMU_Caureus_v.1.0, whole genome shotgun sequence genomic segment:
- the TMEM158 gene encoding transmembrane protein 158 yields MLLPLAALLAAACPLPPGLGGAPPNASVNASSPRLLASAAPAPPAPPAPPERPGPEEAAAAAAPCNISVQRQMLSSLLVRWGRPRGFQCDLLLFSTNAHGRAFFAAAFHRVGPPLLIEHLGLAAGGAQQDLRLCVGCGWVRGRRPGRLRPAAAAAAAAAGAPTALPAYPAAEPPGPLWLQGEPLHFCCLDFSLEELQGEPGWRLNRKPIESTLVACFMTLVIVVWSVAALIWPVPIIAGFLPNGMEQRRTAAAPAAAAPAAVPAGTTAAAAAAAAAAAAAAAVTVTSGAAAK; encoded by the coding sequence ATGCTGCTCCCGCTCGCCGCGCTGCTGGCCGCCGCCTGCCCGCTGCCGCCGGGCCTCGGCGGGGCGCCCCCCAACGCCTCGGTGAACGCGTCGTCCCCGCGCCTGCTGGCCTcggcggcccccgcgccccccgcgccccccgcgccccccgagCGCCCGGGcccggaggaggcggcggcggcggcggcgccgtGCAACATCAGCGTGCAGCGGCAGATGCTGAGCTCGCTGCTCGTGCGCTGGGGCCGCCCGCGGGGCTTCCAGTGCGACCTGCTGCTCTTCTCCACCAACGCGCACGGCCGCGCCTTCTTCGCCGCCGCCTTCCACCGCGTCGGGCCGCCGCTGCTCATCGAGCACCTGGGgctggcggcgggcggcgcgcagCAGGACCTGCGCCTGTGCGTGGGCTGCGGCTGGGTGCGCggccgccgcccgggccgcctccggcccgccgccgccgccgccgccgccgccgccggggcgcCCACCGCGCTGCCCGCCTACCCCGCCGCCGAGCCGCCCGGGCCGCTGTGGCTGCAGGGCGAGCCGCTGCACTTCTGCTGCCTGGACTTCAGCCTGGAGGAGCTGCAGGGCGAGCCGGGCTGGCGGCTGAACCGCAAGCCCATCGAGTCCACGCTGGTCGCCTGCTTCATGACCCTGGTCATCGTGGTGTGGAGCGTGGCCGCCCTCATCTGGCCGGTGCCCATCATCGCCGGCTTCCTGCCCAACGGCATGGAGCAGCGCCGGaccgccgccgccccggccgccgccgcccccgccgccgtgCCCGCGGGgaccaccgccgccgccgccgccgcggccgccgccgccgccgccgccgccgccgtcacCGTCACCTCGGGGGCGGCGGCCAAGTga